The following proteins come from a genomic window of Verrucomicrobiota bacterium:
- a CDS encoding Crp/Fnr family transcriptional regulator, whose translation MSAALAEFKQTALVNALRSCQLFAGLPLPDLTRLAAMTLLKNLEKGEYLFHEGDPSHGFYIVQRGAINVHRVNAAGKEQVIHVFRAGESFAEASLATDKGYPAEARALESSQVLLLQKAGFLALLKQQPELALRMLGSMSVHLRVLVGQLEDLTMKDVETRLANWLVKRCPNRDSQTPFTFELSMTKRVLAAELGTVSETFSRTLAKFREQKLLSVKGKSVTVLCPARLTALLRQNLGE comes from the coding sequence ATGTCCGCCGCCCTTGCTGAATTCAAACAGACGGCCCTCGTCAATGCGCTGCGAAGCTGCCAGCTTTTTGCCGGATTGCCATTGCCCGACCTGACCCGTCTCGCCGCCATGACGCTGCTCAAGAATCTGGAGAAAGGCGAATATCTGTTCCACGAAGGCGATCCTTCGCACGGGTTCTACATCGTGCAACGCGGCGCGATCAACGTGCATCGCGTCAATGCCGCCGGCAAGGAACAGGTGATCCACGTCTTCCGTGCCGGTGAATCTTTCGCCGAAGCGTCGCTGGCCACGGATAAAGGTTATCCCGCTGAGGCCCGCGCGTTGGAATCGTCGCAAGTCTTGCTGCTTCAGAAGGCGGGCTTCCTGGCGTTGCTGAAGCAGCAGCCGGAACTCGCGCTGCGCATGCTCGGCTCGATGAGCGTGCACCTGCGCGTGCTGGTCGGACAACTCGAAGACCTGACGATGAAGGATGTCGAGACCCGGCTGGCCAACTGGCTCGTCAAGCGTTGTCCGAACCGCGACAGCCAGACGCCGTTCACTTTTGAGTTGAGCATGACCAAGCGCGTGTTGGCGGCCGAACTGGGCACCGTCAGCGAAACCTTTTCCCGCACGCTGGCGAAGTTTCGCGAACAAAAACTTCTGAGCGTGAAAGGCAAATCCGTCACCGTGCTTTGTCCCGCCAGACTCACCGCTTTGCTGCGCCAGAATCTCGGCGAGTAA
- a CDS encoding cupin domain-containing protein, which translates to MNEKPLIDIQEEKILSLPTETQFAPNGIVSRTLMKTAAARVVLFGFAEGQELTEHTSTQHALIQILSGECEFTLAGKPHKLTAGALLYMPPDLPHAVKATREFSMLLTLFKSEEYLSATTLKTPVVRSLQDQRVCA; encoded by the coding sequence ATGAACGAAAAACCGTTGATCGACATTCAAGAAGAAAAAATCCTGTCACTCCCGACCGAGACCCAATTTGCGCCCAATGGCATCGTCAGCCGCACGCTGATGAAGACCGCCGCGGCGCGGGTCGTTTTGTTCGGTTTTGCCGAAGGACAGGAATTGACCGAGCATACGTCCACCCAACACGCGCTCATCCAGATTTTGTCCGGCGAATGCGAATTCACCCTCGCCGGCAAACCGCACAAGCTGACCGCCGGAGCTTTGCTCTACATGCCGCCCGACCTGCCGCACGCGGTGAAAGCGACCAGGGAATTTTCCATGCTCCTGACGCTGTTCAAATCAGAGGAGTATCTATCCGCCACGACCTTGAAAACTCCCGTGGTGAGATCGCTGCAAGACCAAAGGGTTTGCGCGTAG